Proteins found in one Stigmatopora nigra isolate UIUO_SnigA chromosome 15, RoL_Snig_1.1, whole genome shotgun sequence genomic segment:
- the LOC144208330 gene encoding neuronal-specific septin-3-like isoform X3, which translates to MSDSTVNAHLEGIISDFEALKRSFEVEETDSNTHPSPLTRRTNNPIRSSLSSTSSQRSYDLSSRNSDYYSAKSSLSDSSNPRSPKTGMRRMEMPGASSRRTEISIEVSSKQIDNSPSAGITRFGLKRPEVTLGSRMTPPDGSANPRRVELGTGRPSEAPAPPKRMDAQLSSAPVCRIPEPPQRRADLPSGEVVRRPEIPSFRQADGLAENNNNNSHHMPPPVPSAPLPCLADSRLEWESPTVAETPTTRSTERSELISSYSGSAMTDLGVPDALAPCGERPSAPVMDFSYVGIDAILEQMRRKAMKQGFELNIMVVGQSGLGKSTLMNTLFKSKVSRKSVMATSQEKIPKTIEIKSVSHDIEEKGVRMKLTVIDTPGFGDQINNENCWQPIMKFINDQYEAYLQEEININRKKRIPDSRVHCCIYFIPPTGHCLRPLDVEFMRRLSKVVNIVPVIAKADTLTLEERDFFKLKIREELFTNGINIYPQKDFDEDAEDRMINEKIREMIPFAVVGSDQEYQVNGRRLLGRKTKWGTIEVENTAHCEFAFLRDLLIRTHMQNIKDITSSIHYEMYRVRRLNENNTTVTQTNGVPEHHLTAHEM; encoded by the exons CTCTGAAACGCTCATTTGAAGTGGAGGAGACGGATTCAAACACGCACCCGTCGCCTTTGACCCGTCGGACCAACAATCCCATTCGCTCGTCGCTCTCCTCGACATCCAGCCAGAGGAGTTACGACCTGAGCTCGCGCAACTCCGACTACTACTCGGCCAAATCTTCCTTGTCCGACTCGTCCAATCCGCGTTCCCCCAAAACCGGCATGAGGCGCATGGAGATGCCCGGCGCATCTTCGCGCCGCACGGAAATCTCCATCGAGGTCTCCTCCAAGCAGATCGATAACTCTCCCAGCGCCGGGATCACCCGCTTCGGCCTCAAACGACCCGAGGTGACCCTGGGAAGTCGGATGACCCCGCCCGACGGCTCGGCCAATCCCAGGAGGGTAGAACTTGGCACTGGACGGCCGAGCGAGGCCCCCGCGCCTCCCAAGAGGATGGACGCCCAGCTATCTTCCGCGCCGGTCTGTCGGATCCCCGAGCCGCCTCAGAGAAGGGCCGACCTCCCGTCGGGCGAAGTGGTCCGGAGGCCCGAGATTCCGAGCTTCAGACAGGCGGACGGTTTGGcggagaacaacaacaacaacagccacCACATGCCGCCTCCCGTACCCAGTGCGCCTCTACCATGCTTGGCCGACAGCAGGTTGGAGTGGGAGTCGCCCACCGTCGCAGAGACCCCCACGACTCGATCCACAGAAC GGTCAGAGCTGATTTCTAGCTACAGCGGCAGCGCCATGACCGATCTGGGTGTACCTGACGCCCTGGCGCCATGCGGCGAAAGACCCTCGGCCCCAGTTATGGACTTCAGTTACGTGGGCATCGACGCCATCTTGGAACAAATGAGGAGGAAGGCCATGAAGCAGGGATTCGAACTGAACATCATGGTTGTGG GACAGAGTGGCCTGGGCAAATCCACTCTGATGAACACGTTGTTCAAATCTAAAGTTAGTCGCAAATCTGTTATGGCAACTTCTCAAGAAAAGATCCCCAAGACAATTGAAATTAAATCTGTCAGTCACG atATTGAAGAGAAGGGAGTAAGAATGAAGTTGACCGTTATTGACACACCTGGCTTTGGAGACCAGATAAACAATGAGAACTG CTGGCAGCCCATCATGAAATTTATTAACGACCAATACGAGGCGTACCTGCAGGAAGAGATAAACATTAACAGGAAGAAGAGGATCCCCGACTCCAGAGTCCATTGCTGCATATATTTCATCCCACCCACcggacactg tctGCGGCCTCTGGATGTGGAGTTCATGAGGCGTTTGAGTAAGGTTGTCAATATAGTTCCAGTTATTGCTAAGGCCGATACACTCACCCTTGAGGAGAGGGACTTCTTTAAACTGAAG ATCAGGGAAGAGTTATTTACCAATGGGATCAACATTTACCCTCAAAAAGATTTTGACGAAGACGCAGAGGACAGAATGATCAACGAGAAGATCAGG GAAATGATCCCTTTTGCTGTTGTGGGCAGCGATCAGGAATATCAAGTCAATGGCAGGAGGTTGCTGGGAAGAAAAACTAAATGGGGAACAATTGAAG TTGAAAACACAGCTCACTGCGAGTTTGCCTTTTTACGGGATCTCCTCATCAG AACCCACATGCAGAACATAAAAGACATCACCAGCAGCATCCACTACGAAATGTACCGCGTGAGGCGCCTCAACGAAAACAACACAACGGTGACCCAAACCAATGGCGTACCTGAACATCATTTAACTGCCCatgagatgtaa
- the LOC144208330 gene encoding neuronal-specific septin-3-like isoform X2: protein MKKSSYTGRSTSARSRRTEKDGSSILNSALKRSFEVEETDSNTHPSPLTRRTNNPIRSSLSSTSSQRSYDLSSRNSDYYSAKSSLSDSSNPRSPKTGMRRMEMPGASSRRTEISIEVSSKQIDNSPSAGITRFGLKRPEVTLGSRMTPPDGSANPRRVELGTGRPSEAPAPPKRMDAQLSSAPVCRIPEPPQRRADLPSGEVVRRPEIPSFRQADGLAENNNNNSHHMPPPVPSAPLPCLADSRLEWESPTVAETPTTRSTERSELISSYSGSAMTDLGVPDALAPCGERPSAPVMDFSYVGIDAILEQMRRKAMKQGFELNIMVVGQSGLGKSTLMNTLFKSKVSRKSVMATSQEKIPKTIEIKSVSHDIEEKGVRMKLTVIDTPGFGDQINNENCWQPIMKFINDQYEAYLQEEININRKKRIPDSRVHCCIYFIPPTGHCLRPLDVEFMRRLSKVVNIVPVIAKADTLTLEERDFFKLKIREELFTNGINIYPQKDFDEDAEDRMINEKIREMIPFAVVGSDQEYQVNGRRLLGRKTKWGTIEVENTAHCEFAFLRDLLIRTHMQNIKDITSSIHYEMYRVRRLNENNTTVTQTNGVPEHHLTAHEM from the exons CTCTGAAACGCTCATTTGAAGTGGAGGAGACGGATTCAAACACGCACCCGTCGCCTTTGACCCGTCGGACCAACAATCCCATTCGCTCGTCGCTCTCCTCGACATCCAGCCAGAGGAGTTACGACCTGAGCTCGCGCAACTCCGACTACTACTCGGCCAAATCTTCCTTGTCCGACTCGTCCAATCCGCGTTCCCCCAAAACCGGCATGAGGCGCATGGAGATGCCCGGCGCATCTTCGCGCCGCACGGAAATCTCCATCGAGGTCTCCTCCAAGCAGATCGATAACTCTCCCAGCGCCGGGATCACCCGCTTCGGCCTCAAACGACCCGAGGTGACCCTGGGAAGTCGGATGACCCCGCCCGACGGCTCGGCCAATCCCAGGAGGGTAGAACTTGGCACTGGACGGCCGAGCGAGGCCCCCGCGCCTCCCAAGAGGATGGACGCCCAGCTATCTTCCGCGCCGGTCTGTCGGATCCCCGAGCCGCCTCAGAGAAGGGCCGACCTCCCGTCGGGCGAAGTGGTCCGGAGGCCCGAGATTCCGAGCTTCAGACAGGCGGACGGTTTGGcggagaacaacaacaacaacagccacCACATGCCGCCTCCCGTACCCAGTGCGCCTCTACCATGCTTGGCCGACAGCAGGTTGGAGTGGGAGTCGCCCACCGTCGCAGAGACCCCCACGACTCGATCCACAGAAC GGTCAGAGCTGATTTCTAGCTACAGCGGCAGCGCCATGACCGATCTGGGTGTACCTGACGCCCTGGCGCCATGCGGCGAAAGACCCTCGGCCCCAGTTATGGACTTCAGTTACGTGGGCATCGACGCCATCTTGGAACAAATGAGGAGGAAGGCCATGAAGCAGGGATTCGAACTGAACATCATGGTTGTGG GACAGAGTGGCCTGGGCAAATCCACTCTGATGAACACGTTGTTCAAATCTAAAGTTAGTCGCAAATCTGTTATGGCAACTTCTCAAGAAAAGATCCCCAAGACAATTGAAATTAAATCTGTCAGTCACG atATTGAAGAGAAGGGAGTAAGAATGAAGTTGACCGTTATTGACACACCTGGCTTTGGAGACCAGATAAACAATGAGAACTG CTGGCAGCCCATCATGAAATTTATTAACGACCAATACGAGGCGTACCTGCAGGAAGAGATAAACATTAACAGGAAGAAGAGGATCCCCGACTCCAGAGTCCATTGCTGCATATATTTCATCCCACCCACcggacactg tctGCGGCCTCTGGATGTGGAGTTCATGAGGCGTTTGAGTAAGGTTGTCAATATAGTTCCAGTTATTGCTAAGGCCGATACACTCACCCTTGAGGAGAGGGACTTCTTTAAACTGAAG ATCAGGGAAGAGTTATTTACCAATGGGATCAACATTTACCCTCAAAAAGATTTTGACGAAGACGCAGAGGACAGAATGATCAACGAGAAGATCAGG GAAATGATCCCTTTTGCTGTTGTGGGCAGCGATCAGGAATATCAAGTCAATGGCAGGAGGTTGCTGGGAAGAAAAACTAAATGGGGAACAATTGAAG TTGAAAACACAGCTCACTGCGAGTTTGCCTTTTTACGGGATCTCCTCATCAG AACCCACATGCAGAACATAAAAGACATCACCAGCAGCATCCACTACGAAATGTACCGCGTGAGGCGCCTCAACGAAAACAACACAACGGTGACCCAAACCAATGGCGTACCTGAACATCATTTAACTGCCCatgagatgtaa
- the LOC144208330 gene encoding neuronal-specific septin-3-like isoform X1: protein MQSMDNRHHCVPYLPLGRSTSARSRRTEKDGSSILNSALKRSFEVEETDSNTHPSPLTRRTNNPIRSSLSSTSSQRSYDLSSRNSDYYSAKSSLSDSSNPRSPKTGMRRMEMPGASSRRTEISIEVSSKQIDNSPSAGITRFGLKRPEVTLGSRMTPPDGSANPRRVELGTGRPSEAPAPPKRMDAQLSSAPVCRIPEPPQRRADLPSGEVVRRPEIPSFRQADGLAENNNNNSHHMPPPVPSAPLPCLADSRLEWESPTVAETPTTRSTERSELISSYSGSAMTDLGVPDALAPCGERPSAPVMDFSYVGIDAILEQMRRKAMKQGFELNIMVVGQSGLGKSTLMNTLFKSKVSRKSVMATSQEKIPKTIEIKSVSHDIEEKGVRMKLTVIDTPGFGDQINNENCWQPIMKFINDQYEAYLQEEININRKKRIPDSRVHCCIYFIPPTGHCLRPLDVEFMRRLSKVVNIVPVIAKADTLTLEERDFFKLKIREELFTNGINIYPQKDFDEDAEDRMINEKIREMIPFAVVGSDQEYQVNGRRLLGRKTKWGTIEVENTAHCEFAFLRDLLIRTHMQNIKDITSSIHYEMYRVRRLNENNTTVTQTNGVPEHHLTAHEM, encoded by the exons CTCTGAAACGCTCATTTGAAGTGGAGGAGACGGATTCAAACACGCACCCGTCGCCTTTGACCCGTCGGACCAACAATCCCATTCGCTCGTCGCTCTCCTCGACATCCAGCCAGAGGAGTTACGACCTGAGCTCGCGCAACTCCGACTACTACTCGGCCAAATCTTCCTTGTCCGACTCGTCCAATCCGCGTTCCCCCAAAACCGGCATGAGGCGCATGGAGATGCCCGGCGCATCTTCGCGCCGCACGGAAATCTCCATCGAGGTCTCCTCCAAGCAGATCGATAACTCTCCCAGCGCCGGGATCACCCGCTTCGGCCTCAAACGACCCGAGGTGACCCTGGGAAGTCGGATGACCCCGCCCGACGGCTCGGCCAATCCCAGGAGGGTAGAACTTGGCACTGGACGGCCGAGCGAGGCCCCCGCGCCTCCCAAGAGGATGGACGCCCAGCTATCTTCCGCGCCGGTCTGTCGGATCCCCGAGCCGCCTCAGAGAAGGGCCGACCTCCCGTCGGGCGAAGTGGTCCGGAGGCCCGAGATTCCGAGCTTCAGACAGGCGGACGGTTTGGcggagaacaacaacaacaacagccacCACATGCCGCCTCCCGTACCCAGTGCGCCTCTACCATGCTTGGCCGACAGCAGGTTGGAGTGGGAGTCGCCCACCGTCGCAGAGACCCCCACGACTCGATCCACAGAAC GGTCAGAGCTGATTTCTAGCTACAGCGGCAGCGCCATGACCGATCTGGGTGTACCTGACGCCCTGGCGCCATGCGGCGAAAGACCCTCGGCCCCAGTTATGGACTTCAGTTACGTGGGCATCGACGCCATCTTGGAACAAATGAGGAGGAAGGCCATGAAGCAGGGATTCGAACTGAACATCATGGTTGTGG GACAGAGTGGCCTGGGCAAATCCACTCTGATGAACACGTTGTTCAAATCTAAAGTTAGTCGCAAATCTGTTATGGCAACTTCTCAAGAAAAGATCCCCAAGACAATTGAAATTAAATCTGTCAGTCACG atATTGAAGAGAAGGGAGTAAGAATGAAGTTGACCGTTATTGACACACCTGGCTTTGGAGACCAGATAAACAATGAGAACTG CTGGCAGCCCATCATGAAATTTATTAACGACCAATACGAGGCGTACCTGCAGGAAGAGATAAACATTAACAGGAAGAAGAGGATCCCCGACTCCAGAGTCCATTGCTGCATATATTTCATCCCACCCACcggacactg tctGCGGCCTCTGGATGTGGAGTTCATGAGGCGTTTGAGTAAGGTTGTCAATATAGTTCCAGTTATTGCTAAGGCCGATACACTCACCCTTGAGGAGAGGGACTTCTTTAAACTGAAG ATCAGGGAAGAGTTATTTACCAATGGGATCAACATTTACCCTCAAAAAGATTTTGACGAAGACGCAGAGGACAGAATGATCAACGAGAAGATCAGG GAAATGATCCCTTTTGCTGTTGTGGGCAGCGATCAGGAATATCAAGTCAATGGCAGGAGGTTGCTGGGAAGAAAAACTAAATGGGGAACAATTGAAG TTGAAAACACAGCTCACTGCGAGTTTGCCTTTTTACGGGATCTCCTCATCAG AACCCACATGCAGAACATAAAAGACATCACCAGCAGCATCCACTACGAAATGTACCGCGTGAGGCGCCTCAACGAAAACAACACAACGGTGACCCAAACCAATGGCGTACCTGAACATCATTTAACTGCCCatgagatgtaa
- the LOC144208330 gene encoding septin-9-like isoform X6, with amino-acid sequence MQSMDNRHHCVPYLPLGRSTSARSRRTEKDGSSILNSALKRSFEVEETDSNTHPSPLTRRTNNPIRSSLSSTSSQRSYDLSSRNSDYYSAKSSLSDSSNPRSPKTGMRRMEMPGASSRRTEISIEVSSKQIDNSPSAGITRFGLKRPEVTLGSRMTPPDGSANPRRVELGTGRPSEAPAPPKRMDAQLSSAPVCRIPEPPQRRADLPSGEVVRRPEIPSFRQADGLAENNNNNSHHMPPPVPSAPLPCLADSRLEWESPTVAETPTTRSTERSELISSYSGSAMTDLGVPDALAPCGERPSAPVMDFSYVGIDAILEQMRRKAMKQGFELNIMVVDIEEKGVRMKLTVIDTPGFGDQINNENCWQPIMKFINDQYEAYLQEEININRKKRIPDSRVHCCIYFIPPTGHCLRPLDVEFMRRLSKVVNIVPVIAKADTLTLEERDFFKLKIREELFTNGINIYPQKDFDEDAEDRMINEKIREMIPFAVVGSDQEYQVNGRRLLGRKTKWGTIEVENTAHCEFAFLRDLLIRTHMQNIKDITSSIHYEMYRVRRLNENNTTVTQTNGVPEHHLTAHEM; translated from the exons CTCTGAAACGCTCATTTGAAGTGGAGGAGACGGATTCAAACACGCACCCGTCGCCTTTGACCCGTCGGACCAACAATCCCATTCGCTCGTCGCTCTCCTCGACATCCAGCCAGAGGAGTTACGACCTGAGCTCGCGCAACTCCGACTACTACTCGGCCAAATCTTCCTTGTCCGACTCGTCCAATCCGCGTTCCCCCAAAACCGGCATGAGGCGCATGGAGATGCCCGGCGCATCTTCGCGCCGCACGGAAATCTCCATCGAGGTCTCCTCCAAGCAGATCGATAACTCTCCCAGCGCCGGGATCACCCGCTTCGGCCTCAAACGACCCGAGGTGACCCTGGGAAGTCGGATGACCCCGCCCGACGGCTCGGCCAATCCCAGGAGGGTAGAACTTGGCACTGGACGGCCGAGCGAGGCCCCCGCGCCTCCCAAGAGGATGGACGCCCAGCTATCTTCCGCGCCGGTCTGTCGGATCCCCGAGCCGCCTCAGAGAAGGGCCGACCTCCCGTCGGGCGAAGTGGTCCGGAGGCCCGAGATTCCGAGCTTCAGACAGGCGGACGGTTTGGcggagaacaacaacaacaacagccacCACATGCCGCCTCCCGTACCCAGTGCGCCTCTACCATGCTTGGCCGACAGCAGGTTGGAGTGGGAGTCGCCCACCGTCGCAGAGACCCCCACGACTCGATCCACAGAAC GGTCAGAGCTGATTTCTAGCTACAGCGGCAGCGCCATGACCGATCTGGGTGTACCTGACGCCCTGGCGCCATGCGGCGAAAGACCCTCGGCCCCAGTTATGGACTTCAGTTACGTGGGCATCGACGCCATCTTGGAACAAATGAGGAGGAAGGCCATGAAGCAGGGATTCGAACTGAACATCATGGTTGTGG atATTGAAGAGAAGGGAGTAAGAATGAAGTTGACCGTTATTGACACACCTGGCTTTGGAGACCAGATAAACAATGAGAACTG CTGGCAGCCCATCATGAAATTTATTAACGACCAATACGAGGCGTACCTGCAGGAAGAGATAAACATTAACAGGAAGAAGAGGATCCCCGACTCCAGAGTCCATTGCTGCATATATTTCATCCCACCCACcggacactg tctGCGGCCTCTGGATGTGGAGTTCATGAGGCGTTTGAGTAAGGTTGTCAATATAGTTCCAGTTATTGCTAAGGCCGATACACTCACCCTTGAGGAGAGGGACTTCTTTAAACTGAAG ATCAGGGAAGAGTTATTTACCAATGGGATCAACATTTACCCTCAAAAAGATTTTGACGAAGACGCAGAGGACAGAATGATCAACGAGAAGATCAGG GAAATGATCCCTTTTGCTGTTGTGGGCAGCGATCAGGAATATCAAGTCAATGGCAGGAGGTTGCTGGGAAGAAAAACTAAATGGGGAACAATTGAAG TTGAAAACACAGCTCACTGCGAGTTTGCCTTTTTACGGGATCTCCTCATCAG AACCCACATGCAGAACATAAAAGACATCACCAGCAGCATCCACTACGAAATGTACCGCGTGAGGCGCCTCAACGAAAACAACACAACGGTGACCCAAACCAATGGCGTACCTGAACATCATTTAACTGCCCatgagatgtaa
- the LOC144208330 gene encoding neuronal-specific septin-3-like isoform X5 produces MEGDKFSALKRSFEVEETDSNTHPSPLTRRTNNPIRSSLSSTSSQRSYDLSSRNSDYYSAKSSLSDSSNPRSPKTGMRRMEMPGASSRRTEISIEVSSKQIDNSPSAGITRFGLKRPEVTLGSRMTPPDGSANPRRVELGTGRPSEAPAPPKRMDAQLSSAPVCRIPEPPQRRADLPSGEVVRRPEIPSFRQADGLAENNNNNSHHMPPPVPSAPLPCLADSRLEWESPTVAETPTTRSTERSELISSYSGSAMTDLGVPDALAPCGERPSAPVMDFSYVGIDAILEQMRRKAMKQGFELNIMVVGQSGLGKSTLMNTLFKSKVSRKSVMATSQEKIPKTIEIKSVSHDIEEKGVRMKLTVIDTPGFGDQINNENCWQPIMKFINDQYEAYLQEEININRKKRIPDSRVHCCIYFIPPTGHCLRPLDVEFMRRLSKVVNIVPVIAKADTLTLEERDFFKLKIREELFTNGINIYPQKDFDEDAEDRMINEKIREMIPFAVVGSDQEYQVNGRRLLGRKTKWGTIEVENTAHCEFAFLRDLLIRTHMQNIKDITSSIHYEMYRVRRLNENNTTVTQTNGVPEHHLTAHEM; encoded by the exons CTCTGAAACGCTCATTTGAAGTGGAGGAGACGGATTCAAACACGCACCCGTCGCCTTTGACCCGTCGGACCAACAATCCCATTCGCTCGTCGCTCTCCTCGACATCCAGCCAGAGGAGTTACGACCTGAGCTCGCGCAACTCCGACTACTACTCGGCCAAATCTTCCTTGTCCGACTCGTCCAATCCGCGTTCCCCCAAAACCGGCATGAGGCGCATGGAGATGCCCGGCGCATCTTCGCGCCGCACGGAAATCTCCATCGAGGTCTCCTCCAAGCAGATCGATAACTCTCCCAGCGCCGGGATCACCCGCTTCGGCCTCAAACGACCCGAGGTGACCCTGGGAAGTCGGATGACCCCGCCCGACGGCTCGGCCAATCCCAGGAGGGTAGAACTTGGCACTGGACGGCCGAGCGAGGCCCCCGCGCCTCCCAAGAGGATGGACGCCCAGCTATCTTCCGCGCCGGTCTGTCGGATCCCCGAGCCGCCTCAGAGAAGGGCCGACCTCCCGTCGGGCGAAGTGGTCCGGAGGCCCGAGATTCCGAGCTTCAGACAGGCGGACGGTTTGGcggagaacaacaacaacaacagccacCACATGCCGCCTCCCGTACCCAGTGCGCCTCTACCATGCTTGGCCGACAGCAGGTTGGAGTGGGAGTCGCCCACCGTCGCAGAGACCCCCACGACTCGATCCACAGAAC GGTCAGAGCTGATTTCTAGCTACAGCGGCAGCGCCATGACCGATCTGGGTGTACCTGACGCCCTGGCGCCATGCGGCGAAAGACCCTCGGCCCCAGTTATGGACTTCAGTTACGTGGGCATCGACGCCATCTTGGAACAAATGAGGAGGAAGGCCATGAAGCAGGGATTCGAACTGAACATCATGGTTGTGG GACAGAGTGGCCTGGGCAAATCCACTCTGATGAACACGTTGTTCAAATCTAAAGTTAGTCGCAAATCTGTTATGGCAACTTCTCAAGAAAAGATCCCCAAGACAATTGAAATTAAATCTGTCAGTCACG atATTGAAGAGAAGGGAGTAAGAATGAAGTTGACCGTTATTGACACACCTGGCTTTGGAGACCAGATAAACAATGAGAACTG CTGGCAGCCCATCATGAAATTTATTAACGACCAATACGAGGCGTACCTGCAGGAAGAGATAAACATTAACAGGAAGAAGAGGATCCCCGACTCCAGAGTCCATTGCTGCATATATTTCATCCCACCCACcggacactg tctGCGGCCTCTGGATGTGGAGTTCATGAGGCGTTTGAGTAAGGTTGTCAATATAGTTCCAGTTATTGCTAAGGCCGATACACTCACCCTTGAGGAGAGGGACTTCTTTAAACTGAAG ATCAGGGAAGAGTTATTTACCAATGGGATCAACATTTACCCTCAAAAAGATTTTGACGAAGACGCAGAGGACAGAATGATCAACGAGAAGATCAGG GAAATGATCCCTTTTGCTGTTGTGGGCAGCGATCAGGAATATCAAGTCAATGGCAGGAGGTTGCTGGGAAGAAAAACTAAATGGGGAACAATTGAAG TTGAAAACACAGCTCACTGCGAGTTTGCCTTTTTACGGGATCTCCTCATCAG AACCCACATGCAGAACATAAAAGACATCACCAGCAGCATCCACTACGAAATGTACCGCGTGAGGCGCCTCAACGAAAACAACACAACGGTGACCCAAACCAATGGCGTACCTGAACATCATTTAACTGCCCatgagatgtaa
- the LOC144208330 gene encoding neuronal-specific septin-3-like isoform X4 → MLSNYVKRVKTALKRSFEVEETDSNTHPSPLTRRTNNPIRSSLSSTSSQRSYDLSSRNSDYYSAKSSLSDSSNPRSPKTGMRRMEMPGASSRRTEISIEVSSKQIDNSPSAGITRFGLKRPEVTLGSRMTPPDGSANPRRVELGTGRPSEAPAPPKRMDAQLSSAPVCRIPEPPQRRADLPSGEVVRRPEIPSFRQADGLAENNNNNSHHMPPPVPSAPLPCLADSRLEWESPTVAETPTTRSTERSELISSYSGSAMTDLGVPDALAPCGERPSAPVMDFSYVGIDAILEQMRRKAMKQGFELNIMVVGQSGLGKSTLMNTLFKSKVSRKSVMATSQEKIPKTIEIKSVSHDIEEKGVRMKLTVIDTPGFGDQINNENCWQPIMKFINDQYEAYLQEEININRKKRIPDSRVHCCIYFIPPTGHCLRPLDVEFMRRLSKVVNIVPVIAKADTLTLEERDFFKLKIREELFTNGINIYPQKDFDEDAEDRMINEKIREMIPFAVVGSDQEYQVNGRRLLGRKTKWGTIEVENTAHCEFAFLRDLLIRTHMQNIKDITSSIHYEMYRVRRLNENNTTVTQTNGVPEHHLTAHEM, encoded by the exons ATGTTATCGAACTACGTCAAGCGCGTCAAAACAG CTCTGAAACGCTCATTTGAAGTGGAGGAGACGGATTCAAACACGCACCCGTCGCCTTTGACCCGTCGGACCAACAATCCCATTCGCTCGTCGCTCTCCTCGACATCCAGCCAGAGGAGTTACGACCTGAGCTCGCGCAACTCCGACTACTACTCGGCCAAATCTTCCTTGTCCGACTCGTCCAATCCGCGTTCCCCCAAAACCGGCATGAGGCGCATGGAGATGCCCGGCGCATCTTCGCGCCGCACGGAAATCTCCATCGAGGTCTCCTCCAAGCAGATCGATAACTCTCCCAGCGCCGGGATCACCCGCTTCGGCCTCAAACGACCCGAGGTGACCCTGGGAAGTCGGATGACCCCGCCCGACGGCTCGGCCAATCCCAGGAGGGTAGAACTTGGCACTGGACGGCCGAGCGAGGCCCCCGCGCCTCCCAAGAGGATGGACGCCCAGCTATCTTCCGCGCCGGTCTGTCGGATCCCCGAGCCGCCTCAGAGAAGGGCCGACCTCCCGTCGGGCGAAGTGGTCCGGAGGCCCGAGATTCCGAGCTTCAGACAGGCGGACGGTTTGGcggagaacaacaacaacaacagccacCACATGCCGCCTCCCGTACCCAGTGCGCCTCTACCATGCTTGGCCGACAGCAGGTTGGAGTGGGAGTCGCCCACCGTCGCAGAGACCCCCACGACTCGATCCACAGAAC GGTCAGAGCTGATTTCTAGCTACAGCGGCAGCGCCATGACCGATCTGGGTGTACCTGACGCCCTGGCGCCATGCGGCGAAAGACCCTCGGCCCCAGTTATGGACTTCAGTTACGTGGGCATCGACGCCATCTTGGAACAAATGAGGAGGAAGGCCATGAAGCAGGGATTCGAACTGAACATCATGGTTGTGG GACAGAGTGGCCTGGGCAAATCCACTCTGATGAACACGTTGTTCAAATCTAAAGTTAGTCGCAAATCTGTTATGGCAACTTCTCAAGAAAAGATCCCCAAGACAATTGAAATTAAATCTGTCAGTCACG atATTGAAGAGAAGGGAGTAAGAATGAAGTTGACCGTTATTGACACACCTGGCTTTGGAGACCAGATAAACAATGAGAACTG CTGGCAGCCCATCATGAAATTTATTAACGACCAATACGAGGCGTACCTGCAGGAAGAGATAAACATTAACAGGAAGAAGAGGATCCCCGACTCCAGAGTCCATTGCTGCATATATTTCATCCCACCCACcggacactg tctGCGGCCTCTGGATGTGGAGTTCATGAGGCGTTTGAGTAAGGTTGTCAATATAGTTCCAGTTATTGCTAAGGCCGATACACTCACCCTTGAGGAGAGGGACTTCTTTAAACTGAAG ATCAGGGAAGAGTTATTTACCAATGGGATCAACATTTACCCTCAAAAAGATTTTGACGAAGACGCAGAGGACAGAATGATCAACGAGAAGATCAGG GAAATGATCCCTTTTGCTGTTGTGGGCAGCGATCAGGAATATCAAGTCAATGGCAGGAGGTTGCTGGGAAGAAAAACTAAATGGGGAACAATTGAAG TTGAAAACACAGCTCACTGCGAGTTTGCCTTTTTACGGGATCTCCTCATCAG AACCCACATGCAGAACATAAAAGACATCACCAGCAGCATCCACTACGAAATGTACCGCGTGAGGCGCCTCAACGAAAACAACACAACGGTGACCCAAACCAATGGCGTACCTGAACATCATTTAACTGCCCatgagatgtaa